A genome region from Tolypothrix sp. PCC 7712 includes the following:
- the mreD gene encoding rod shape-determining protein MreD yields the protein MKMPAFTGRRPNKSKPSARRAKFKIPPIARWNPRTRQFVDWAVTAGSVLLCLLLLPARLPGMELLGIGPNWLLIWVVAWSVKRTVWSGAFAGIVLGLLQDGMTSPNPTHALSLGIVGMLTGLLQKQRFIEEDFISIALIVFVMAVVAEAIFGVELSLMGDRKTEYIWTYYQRVALASAILSSLWAPVVYYPLNRWWQEMKLFEQS from the coding sequence ATGAAGATGCCTGCATTTACTGGTCGCCGTCCAAATAAGTCAAAACCGTCAGCGCGGAGAGCCAAATTTAAAATCCCGCCGATCGCACGTTGGAATCCTCGCACACGTCAGTTTGTCGATTGGGCGGTGACAGCGGGATCTGTGTTGTTATGTTTGCTATTGTTACCAGCCCGCTTACCAGGGATGGAATTATTGGGGATTGGGCCGAACTGGTTGTTAATTTGGGTGGTGGCTTGGAGTGTAAAACGCACAGTTTGGTCTGGGGCTTTTGCTGGTATAGTTTTGGGCTTACTTCAGGATGGGATGACATCGCCTAACCCCACTCATGCCTTATCGCTAGGAATAGTGGGGATGTTGACTGGTTTGCTTCAGAAGCAGCGTTTTATTGAAGAAGACTTTATTTCTATTGCCTTGATTGTCTTTGTGATGGCAGTTGTCGCTGAGGCAATTTTTGGAGTGGAGTTGAGTTTAATGGGCGATCGCAAAACCGAATACATCTGGACTTATTATCAGCGTGTTGCCTTAGCTTCTGCTATCCTCAGCAGTCTTTGGGCTCCAGTAGTTTACTATCCCCTGAATCGTTGGTGGCAAGAAATGAAATTGTTCGAGCAATCTTAA
- the mreC gene encoding rod shape-determining protein MreC, translating into MVILRRWWERKGLQIGLIALVLSSAWILRQTQGALLLEMYQTITRPLQMLQTGPTAEERLKDARTLELQTRIADLESQNKKLQNLLGYVEKEPATSRPMTARVVGRSADHWWQQITLDRGSNAGIQEGYIVRAEGGLVGLVESVTPNTSRVLLISDLKSQVGVTIGRTSAKGVLRGDSSAEAVLEFYEKVPNVKVGDYVSTSTYSQKFPAGVAVGRIKSLDLKKLPASVAKVELFPPIRSLDWVSVYPKPENPIPATENPPTTNPEPPKSN; encoded by the coding sequence ATGGTTATCTTACGTCGTTGGTGGGAACGCAAAGGTCTACAAATTGGATTAATCGCTCTCGTGTTAAGTAGCGCTTGGATTTTACGCCAAACCCAAGGAGCGCTATTACTGGAGATGTATCAAACGATTACTCGTCCTTTGCAAATGTTGCAGACGGGGCCTACTGCAGAAGAACGCCTGAAAGATGCGCGGACATTGGAGTTACAAACACGTATTGCTGATTTAGAAAGCCAAAACAAAAAGTTACAAAATTTATTAGGCTACGTAGAGAAGGAGCCAGCTACTTCTCGCCCAATGACAGCGCGGGTAGTTGGACGTAGCGCTGACCATTGGTGGCAACAAATCACCTTGGATCGCGGCTCAAATGCTGGAATTCAAGAAGGTTACATTGTGAGGGCAGAAGGCGGATTGGTCGGTTTGGTAGAAAGCGTCACCCCCAATACTAGCCGGGTTTTATTAATTAGTGACCTGAAAAGCCAAGTTGGTGTCACAATCGGTCGCACCTCAGCCAAAGGGGTTTTGCGCGGAGATTCTTCGGCGGAAGCAGTGCTGGAATTTTATGAAAAAGTTCCGAATGTGAAAGTAGGCGATTATGTTTCTACTTCCACTTATAGTCAAAAGTTTCCTGCTGGTGTCGCAGTCGGCAGAATTAAATCTTTAGATTTAAAGAAACTTCCAGCTTCAGTCGCAAAAGTTGAACTTTTCCCACCAATACGATCGCTCGATTGGGTATCTGTATATCCAAAACCCGAAAACCCCATCCCCGCAACAGAAAATCCTCCAACGACCAACCCAGAACCGCCAAAATCTAATTAA
- a CDS encoding rod shape-determining protein, whose product MGIDLGTANTLVYVSGKGIVLQEPSVVAIDQNEKIALAVGEEAKKMLGRTPGNVIALRPLRDGVIADFDTAELMLKSFIQRVNEGRSLILPRIVIGIPSGVTGVERRAVMDAATQAGAREVYLIDEPVAAAIGAGLPVAEPTGNMIIDIGGGTTEVAVLSLQGTVISESVRIAGDELTDSILQYMKKVHNLVIGERTAEDIKIRIGSAYPTNDDHDAIMEVRGLHLLSGLPRTVTIKGPEIRESMLEPLSVIIEAVKRTLERTPPELAADIIDRGIMLAGGGALLKGLDTLISHETGIVTHIAADPLCCVVLGTGRVLENFKQLERVFSGRSRNM is encoded by the coding sequence ATGGGTATCGACCTCGGTACTGCTAATACCCTCGTTTATGTATCTGGTAAAGGTATTGTACTCCAAGAGCCTTCGGTAGTAGCCATCGATCAAAACGAAAAGATTGCACTGGCTGTAGGTGAAGAAGCTAAAAAAATGCTTGGTCGTACACCAGGAAATGTGATTGCGCTCCGTCCTTTGCGTGATGGTGTAATCGCTGACTTCGATACAGCTGAACTGATGTTGAAAAGCTTTATTCAACGTGTTAATGAAGGCAGATCGCTGATTTTACCCCGGATTGTCATTGGTATTCCCAGCGGCGTGACGGGTGTAGAAAGACGAGCAGTGATGGATGCAGCTACCCAAGCTGGCGCTAGAGAAGTTTATTTAATTGATGAACCAGTCGCTGCGGCTATTGGCGCAGGACTCCCAGTTGCTGAACCAACTGGCAACATGATCATTGATATTGGTGGCGGTACCACAGAAGTAGCAGTACTTAGTCTTCAAGGTACAGTTATTAGTGAATCAGTTCGCATTGCAGGTGATGAACTAACAGATTCCATCCTGCAATATATGAAGAAAGTTCATAATTTGGTGATTGGAGAACGTACTGCGGAAGACATAAAAATTCGCATTGGTTCTGCTTATCCTACCAATGATGATCATGATGCCATTATGGAAGTCCGAGGCTTACATTTGCTTTCTGGTTTGCCTAGAACTGTAACTATCAAAGGCCCGGAAATTCGTGAAAGTATGTTGGAACCGCTATCGGTAATTATTGAAGCGGTGAAGCGAACATTAGAACGGACACCTCCCGAACTAGCAGCTGACATTATTGATCGAGGAATTATGCTCGCTGGTGGTGGTGCTTTACTGAAAGGATTAGATACTCTCATTAGCCATGAAACAGGTATCGTCACACATATTGCTGCCGATCCTTTATGTTGTGTGGTTTTGGGAACGGGTCGTGTGTTGGAAAACTTCAAGCAGCTGGAACGGGTATTCAGCGGTCGTTCTCGCAATATGTAA
- the ltrA gene encoding group II intron reverse transcriptase/maturase — translation MDTANKPMYEWETINWSKTQRLVFKLQKRIYRASERGDVKAVRRLQRLLTKSWNAKAVAVRKVTQDNQGKNTPGVDGVSRLRNHQKIHLANNLNLSDKSQPTKRVWIPKPGSGEMRPLGIPTMKERAKQALLKLALEPEWEAKFEPNSYGFRPGRSCHDAITAIYNGIVQKPKYVLDADIEKCFDRINHKKLLDKLNTTPTFRRQIRAWLKSGVMDGKTLFPTEEGTPQGGVISPLLANIALHGIEEMLTKNFSRRTGKTSRKRKPSFVRYADDFVLMDESLEVVLEAKQLIETWLSEMGLVLKESKTRITHTFMKYEEKVGFDFLGFHIRQYPCSDKQSGSVGGTERKRGYKTFIRPSKEAIKRHLNKIDDLLERNGKSSQEQVINALNPVIRGWAAYYSTVASSHTFNNMDSILYQKLFAWAKKRKNRGQNNTELVSNYWGVNRGLGWKFMTPDNEYVLERYRDTHIKRHVKIKGERSPYDGDLTYWSNRLAQHPMLRHVVAKLLIKQEKKCSECHLMFTSEDIMEVHHIDQNRGNNKLSNLTLVHRHCHDIIHARGTHAS, via the coding sequence ATGGACACGGCAAACAAGCCGATGTATGAATGGGAGACAATCAACTGGTCAAAAACCCAGCGATTAGTCTTTAAGCTTCAAAAAAGAATCTATCGAGCCTCAGAGCGTGGTGATGTCAAGGCAGTTCGTCGGCTACAGAGGCTGTTGACCAAATCTTGGAACGCCAAAGCGGTAGCAGTCCGCAAAGTAACTCAGGACAATCAAGGCAAAAATACGCCTGGGGTTGATGGAGTCTCAAGACTCAGAAATCACCAGAAAATTCATCTTGCCAACAACCTGAACTTGAGTGACAAATCTCAACCAACAAAACGGGTATGGATTCCCAAGCCTGGGAGTGGTGAGATGCGACCGTTAGGAATACCAACGATGAAAGAAAGAGCGAAGCAAGCCCTATTGAAGCTGGCTCTAGAACCAGAATGGGAAGCAAAATTTGAGCCTAACAGTTACGGTTTTAGACCCGGTAGGTCATGTCATGACGCAATAACTGCAATTTATAACGGTATTGTGCAGAAGCCAAAATATGTTTTAGATGCAGATATTGAGAAGTGCTTTGACCGCATTAACCATAAAAAGCTACTTGATAAACTCAACACAACGCCAACATTTAGAAGACAGATTAGAGCTTGGCTCAAATCTGGAGTTATGGATGGAAAAACGTTATTCCCCACAGAAGAAGGCACGCCGCAGGGGGGAGTAATTTCACCTCTACTTGCCAACATTGCCTTACATGGAATCGAAGAAATGTTGACGAAAAATTTCTCTAGAAGAACAGGAAAAACTAGCAGAAAACGAAAACCTAGTTTCGTCAGATATGCAGATGATTTTGTTCTTATGGATGAGAGTTTGGAAGTAGTTCTAGAAGCAAAACAGTTAATAGAAACATGGTTAAGTGAAATGGGGTTAGTTCTCAAAGAATCTAAGACGCGAATCACTCATACATTCATGAAATATGAAGAAAAGGTAGGATTCGACTTCTTGGGATTTCATATCCGACAGTATCCATGTAGTGATAAACAAAGTGGGTCAGTTGGCGGAACTGAAAGAAAACGAGGATACAAAACGTTCATCAGACCCAGTAAAGAAGCCATCAAACGACACCTGAACAAAATTGATGACCTACTGGAAAGAAATGGCAAATCTAGCCAAGAACAAGTAATTAATGCGCTTAACCCAGTTATTAGAGGGTGGGCAGCATATTACTCAACTGTTGCTAGCAGTCATACTTTTAACAATATGGATAGTATTTTGTACCAGAAATTGTTTGCCTGGGCTAAGAAAAGAAAAAATCGGGGACAAAACAATACTGAGCTAGTCTCCAATTACTGGGGGGTCAACAGAGGATTAGGCTGGAAATTCATGACTCCAGATAATGAGTATGTCCTAGAAAGATACCGGGACACTCACATCAAAAGGCACGTCAAAATCAAAGGGGAAAGAAGCCCCTATGATGGCGACCTAACTTACTGGAGTAATCGTCTGGCTCAACATCCTATGCTACGTCATGTAGTAGCCAAACTCTTGATTAAACAGGAGAAAAAATGTAGCGAATGTCATCTCATGTTTACCAGTGAAGACATTATGGAAGTTCATCACATCGATCAAAATCGCGGAAATAACAAACTCAGCAATCTTACACTGGTGCATCGACATTGCCATGACATCATACACGCAAGAGGTACACACGCAAGCTGA